The Flavobacterium sp. 1 genome contains the following window.
TAACGATAAAAGATAAGTATAATGTCAAGAGTTTGTGACCTTACAGGTAAAAGAGCGATGGTAGGAAATAACGTTTCTCACGCTATGAACAAAACTAAGAGAAAATTTTCTGTTAACTTAGTTAAAAAGCGTTTTTATCTTCCAGAAGAAGATAGATGGATTACTCTTAGAGTAGCAGCATCTACGATAAAAACAATTAATAAAAATGGAATCGCTGCAGTTTTGAAAAAAGCGCAGTCAGAAGGATTTATTAAATAATCTTTTCCAAAATAAAAAAATAGCAAGATGGCAAAGAAAGGAAATAGAATCCAGGTAATTTTAGAATGTACTGAGCACAAAACAACTGGTGTTGCAGGGACTTCAAGATACATAACTACAAAGAACAAAAAAAATACT
Protein-coding sequences here:
- the rpmB gene encoding 50S ribosomal protein L28, whose protein sequence is MSRVCDLTGKRAMVGNNVSHAMNKTKRKFSVNLVKKRFYLPEEDRWITLRVAASTIKTINKNGIAAVLKKAQSEGFIK
- the rpmG gene encoding 50S ribosomal protein L33; this translates as MAKKGNRIQVILECTEHKTTGVAGTSRYITTKNKKNTPDRLEIKKFNPILKRVTVHKEIK